CCATCGCCATGCCCCCGGCGACGTAGGGGTGGTCGGGTCCGAGGACGACCTGCCGGTACCCGCCGGTCCGCGGTCCGTCGGACTGCAGGGCGAGCCCGATCTCGGACGGCCGCTCCTGGTCCCAGCGCGCCGAGCCGCGCTCGCAGAGGACGTCGACGACCAGGCCGTTCGGGTGCCCGGTCGCGACGCGGGACACCTCGAAGGTCCCGACCGCGGCGCCGTCACCCAGGCGCGCGACGAACGTGGCGTGGTCGTCGTTCGTGACCGTCGCCGTCTCGCCCGTCGTCGCGGCCTGCTGCCCGCGGAGCACTTTCCCCGCTGCGACGGGCCGTTCGGTGATCGCGGTCGTGAAGGCGCCTCCGCTGACGCTCGCGACCGGGCCGGCGAGGAACTCGGCGACGTACGCCAGGTGCGAGCCGACGTCGGCGAGTGCCCCGGTGCCGGGGATCCCGGTGAAGCGCCACGAGGACGGCACGTCCGGCGAGGCGCCGTAGTCGGTCCAGTAGCGCCCGGCGACGTGCAGGACCCGGCCGAGCGTGCCGTCCTGCACGAGCTCGCGGATCGCGGCCAGCCCTGGGGCGCGTCGGTAGGTGAAGCCGACCCGGCCGAGCACGCCGGTCGCCACGGAGGCACGGGCGGCGTCCGCCATCGCGCGGGCGTCGTCGAGCGAGTCGGCCAGCGGCTTCTCGCACAGCACGTGCTTGCCCGCGGCGAGGAGCCCCTCGACGACCTCGCGGTGCAGGCGGTTCGCGACCACGACGCTCACGACGTCCACGTCGTCGGCCGCGGCGATCGCCCGCCAGTCGGTGTCGTGCCGCTCGTACCCGAAGCGCCGCGACGCGGCGGCGGCGAGCGGTTCGTCCACGTCGCCGACCGAGACGAGCCGCACAGGCGGCAGCGTCGGGGCGAAGAGGGAGGGGGCGTTCCGCCACGCCGCCATGTGGGCCTTGCCCGCCATGCCGGCGCCGATGACGGCGACCCCGATGCTGTCGACCATGCGTGCTCTCCTTCGAGACGAGGTGGCTCCAACCGATTCTGGAACGTTCCAGACTCGTTGGCGGTACTGTAGCCCGAGCAGTCCATGTCCTGTCAAGGAGCCGCGTGTCCCCTCGCCCGCCGACGATCATCGACGTCGCCACACGCGCCGGCGTCTCGAAGTCCCTCGTCTCGATGGTGATGCGCGACGACCCGGGTGTCTCCCCCGCCCGGCGGTCCGCCGTCCTCGCCGCCGCGGCGGACCTGGGCTACCGGCCGAACCGGGCGGCCGCGATCCTCGCCGGCACCCGCACCAGGACGATCGGCGTCGTCGTCGACGACTTCCGGAATCCCTGGTACGTCCCGATGCTCGACGGCATCCGCGCGGCCCTCGCCCCGCACGGCCTGCGGCTGACGCTGGCCGACACCCGCGCGAACGAACACCTCGGTTCGTCGCCGCTCGACGACCTGCTGTCCCTGCGCGTCGACGGGGTGGTGCTCGCCGCCGAGGGCTTCGCCGACGCCGTCGTCCCGGCGGACGTCCCGGTCGTGGTCGCGGGCGAACGGGCGACCGTCCCGTCCGGCCTGGACGTGGTCGCCTCCGACGAGGCCGCCGGCGGCCGGTCCGCGACCGCTCACCTGCTCGAGCTGGGTCACCGGCACATCGTCCACGTCACCGGCTCGGGAGGCCCGGCTGCCGCCCGCCGCGCCGCCGCCGTCGAGCGGATGGTCGCCGCCGGCGTCACCCCCGTGGTCGTCGGCGACGGCCCCACCGCCGAGGCCACGGGCTACGAGGGCACCCGTCGTGCGCTCGCGGAGCACCCGGACACGACGGCGGTGTTCGCCGCGAACGACGTCATGGCGATGGGCGCGATCGCGGCGGTCCGGGACGCCGGACTCCGGGTCCCCGAGGACGTGTCGGTCATCGGGCACGACGAGACCCCGCTGGCGGGATCGCCCCTGGTGCGCCTGACGACGGTGGACCCGCACAACGACGAGGTCGGACGACTGGCGGCCGAGCGGCTCGTCCGGCTGATCGGGGCACCGACGCCGGACGCGGCACCGCTGCGCCTGCTCGTGCCGCCGTCGCTCGTCGTCCGGTCGACCACGGCGCCACCGCGGCCCTGAGCCCTTGGTCAGTGCTGGCCCCGCCGATCAGTCCGGCAGGGGCTGCGTCCCGAGGGACCAGAGCGCGACGCCGTGCAGCCCGAGCTCCCGGGCGAGCGCGACCCGTGCCCGGTAGGACCGCGCGTCCGACCAGTGCAGCGCACGGCCGTTCGCGAGGGCTGCGGACCACTCCCCGGTCCGGTCCGACCACCGCGCCCGGTCCCCCGCGAGGGTCCGCGCGTAGGCGGGCGACACCTGCCCAGCGTCGCCCCCACCCCAGACGTACCCGTAGCCCGCGACCCCGAGGTCGATCCGGTCGGCCGGCAGCCCCTCGCGCTCGGCCGCGACGACCACCCGCTCCGCCCACGGCAGCGCCCCGATCGTGCCCGGGTCGCTCCACGGCCCGTGCTCGTCGTAGGTCATGAGGACGAACCGGTCGACGTGCCGGGCGAGGGCGCGGAGGTCGTACCCCGTGTCGCGGAACCCCGCAGCTGAAATCGAAGCCATCACGGCCATCGAGACCTCGGCGTCGGGGCCGAGTTCGTCGTGCACGGCGTCGACGAGGACCGCGGCGAACGCCACGAGGCCGTCGCGGTCCCGGGCACGCAGGGACTCCAGGTCGACCTGCACGCCGTCGGAGCCGGTGCGCGATGCAGCCCGGGCGAGCTGCCGTGCGACGCGCTCGCGGTTCCCGGCGTCACCGAGGAGCGCCGTGCCGACCTCGGGCGAGAAATCGCCGAGCGCCTCCGAGTAGTTGCTCACGAGGAGCTCCGACCGGGCACCACCGCGGTCGGCCGCGCGCGCGAGGTCCCGCACGCCGTCGGGCACCGACCGGAGCCCCGACCCGTCCTCGGTCAGCGTGACGCCGTCGACGCCGATCGTCGCCGCGTGCTCGGTGGCTGCGGTGACCCGGTCGACCATGCCGGACCCGGGTTCGGCGTAGGCCTCGACGGCCGGCGCGCTCGACCCGGGCGCGGTCGCGCACCCGGCGAGCACGACGCCCGACAGGACGAGGACGACCGCGACACCTGACCGACGGAGCACGCCGCTTACGGTAGCCGACGGCCGGACGCGGGGCGTGCCACCCGTCCGGTGGCGGCCGCAGGCGGGCGAGACGCCGCCAGGCGAGCGAGACGCCGCCCTGTTCGACACCGTGTCGCCACATCGGCGGCGTCTCGGCAGATCCGGGGCGTCTCGTGGGACGGGGCGCGAATGGCCGAGTCAGCGTCACGGCCCAGCCACGCAGCTCTCACGGGCATCCGATCGGCGGCAGGGCCTCGGTCGTGACTAAGCCACGGTCGAGACTCAAACCGTGGCTACGGGACTGCTGCAGGTTTGGTTGACTCCTGACAGGTAGGGGCACTGGTTCCTGCTGGAAGGATGTGCGCCATGGTGAAGGCGTATCCGGAAGAGTTCCGCCGTGATGTGATCGCGGTCGCTCGGAAGGGTGAGGCGTCGGTGCGGCAGGTCGCGAAGGACTTCGGAGTGTCCGAGTCCTGCCTGGCCCGCTGGCTGCGCCTCGCGGACCGCGACGACGGCATCAGCGCTGCAGCGGCTCCGTCGGGGAGAGCGGTCGAGCAGGCGGAGCTGCGGGACGCGCAGAAACGGATCCGGTTGCTCGAGCAGGAGAACGAGATCCTCCGCCGGGCGGCGGCGTACTTCGCCCAGTCGCAGCTCCCAAAATGATCTACCCGCTGGTCCTCGAACTCGCCGCAGACCGGATCCCGGTCGCGGTGGCCTGCCGGGTGCTGGGATTCTCGAAGCAGGCGTTCTATCGGTGGCGTGCGAGCCCCGTGTCGAACCGCGACTGGGACGACGCGCACCTGACCAACGCTGCGATTGACGCGCACCGGGATGACCCGACGTTCGGGTACCGGTTCATCGCCGACGACCTCCAAGCGGCCGGCCACCGGGTTTCGGAACGGCGGGTGTGGCGGTTGTGCTCCCAGCAGCGGCTCTGGTCATTGCACGCGAAGAAACGCGGCCTGCACCGCAAGGCGGGACCACCAGTGCACGACGACCGGGTCCGACGGGCGTTCACGGCACCGGATCTGGACCGGTTGTGGTTGACGGACATCACGGAGCATCGGACCGGTGAGGGCAAGCTCTACCTCTGCGCGATCAAGGACGCGTGCTCGCGGCGCATCGTCGGCTACTCGATCAGTGACCGGATGCGTTCCTCGCTCGCCGTCGCGGCCCTGCAGATGGCAGTGCAGCGCCGGAACCCGGCCGGGACGGTCGTGCACTCGGACCGCGGCAGCCAGTTTCGTTCCAAGCGCTTCGTCCGTGCGATCGAGGACGCCGGGCTGCTTGGGTCGATGGGGCGGGTCGGGGCGTGCGCGGACAACGCGGCGATGGAATCCTTTTTCGCGCTCCTGCAGAAGAACGTCCTCAACCGGACACGATGGGCCACCCGGGAAGAGCTCCGGCTCGCGATCATCACCTGGATCGAAGCGACCTACCACCGGAAACGACGGCAACGAGGTCTCGGCAAGTTGACCCCGATCGAGTACGAGACGATCATCAACCCACAGGTCGCACTCGCGGCCTAAACGAATGAGTCAACCGAACCTGCAGCAGTCCCCATCACCGTCTGAGCCGTCGACGGTAGCGAAGCTGTGCCGGTAGGCATACAAGGGGTGCAGCACTCGGGCGTACGCCGCGAAACCCGTACCGACGACGCCACCCGGCGTCGCCCACCCCCCAACACGAGCACGCAACCAGTCCCCACGGCGGGTGTCCGTAATGAGCGGCATGCCGTCACCGTACCGACCACAACCGGACACGCCCCGACCCCGGGAGGCAACGACCTGAGACTGCTTACGGTTCCAACTGCTCGTAACGGAGGTAGGTGTGGACCGTCTCCCGACTGACGCCGTACTCCCGCTCCGACATCGACTCCGGCACCCCAGCACCCGCACGGTCCAGGAGCAGGAGCAAGCTCAAACCGATTCAGCAGCGAGGTGCGCGGCTAGCTGTCTACGGGGAACAAAAGGGCGCCACGGTCTTCCGGTTGAACCGGAAGCCCGTGGCGCCCTCGTCGAAACGTCAGTTCTTTGACTGGTCGTCGTTCTTCGTGTCCCACTCGATTGTCAACTGGGAGTTGAGGACACCGGAGGCGGCAGCCCCGGCCGGAAGACCCTCGCTCTCATCAACGAGGACTCGTGTTGCCTGAGCCTGATAGGGAGGGTGAGGAGTCATTTCCCACTCCACCCCGACGGGTTCGCCGACGGCGAGGTAGCCGAAGGTTCGGCCTTCGATCGCGCTGAAGTGCACCCAGACGCCGCCGTCAACCTCATCGACGTCGACAACACCCCAACCTTCGTCGCCATCCCAGCTGCGGACGACCCCTGGCACTGGCATCGGAGATCCCTAGCAGGAGGTAGCCGACCCGCAGCGGTTGCCCGTTGCGGTGAACGATCCGTACACCTGAAGGGTCGCAGTACCGTTGCCCTTCACACGCCAGGTGTACACGCCCGAGTAGGCGATGTGCGTTCCGTCGGGCGAGCCGCTGTAGTTACCGTGGAACTGGTACGAGCAGTTCACCGTGTGTCCCGACTGAGCCTGCTGCGACTTCCCGTTCTTCGTCCAGTGCTGCGGGGCTTCGGTGACGAGGCCCGTAGCTGTCGCGCAGGCGGCTGGCGAGAGCTTGATGCCCCACGGGACGGTGTTCCCTCCGCACTGGTGCTGCACGGTGTAGCTGAGGTTTGCGTCCGAGAACTTGTAGAACTTGTTGCAGAGAAGCTTCGTCCCCTGTGGCCCGGCGACTGCGGGGCTTGCCGCTGCCCGACTCGCGACCTGCGCCGGCTGATCCGCGTTGACGTCATCGGCAGGAGTGACGTCTCGGACGGACTGCAAGGTCCCGGTCGAGGATGTCGTGCTGGATGTTCCGTCGCTGTTGGTGATCGTCAGCGTGCTTGAGAGAACAGGCTGATCAGTGTCAGCCGTGGTGGCGTCGGCATGCGCCGGCGCCGCAAGAGTGAGTGAAAGAAGGACGGCCCCCAGTGGCAATGCCCACAGTGCCGAGCGCTTCGATGTGATTCGCATGGTGCTCCCCTCGTACGGCCGAGTGCCGTGTGATCCCTTCTACCGCAGCTGCGACGCGGGTCGCGTCATCCCCTCGAATGATCGGGTAGCCACGCGGCTACCCAACGCACAGATGCGTCCGGCTTGCCACCACTGCGTCAGTTGACGGCTGCGCTCACTTCTGGCGAGGTCGTCTAGCGCGACCGAGGAGCAAGCAGAGTCCTCCAAGGAGTAGGCAAATCACGCCGGCAATCGCGAAGAGCCCAGCGCTAGCCAACCGTTCCTTCAGCAAGAATGCGAAGGCAGTGATGAAACCGCCGAACGCGAACACCATGAGGATCGTACCGGTGTCGCTGGCGGATGATCGCCACGATCGTCGCCCTTTGCGGCGGGTGAGGCCGAGGAAGTCGGCGGCGTTCCGGAGTCGCATCAGTTCACCGTTCGGCGATACATGAACCACTGCGTCCCAGAGAGCCACGGCGTGAGCACCAAGCCGCAAAGCACGGCATCAGTCCCCGTCGCTAATCGCGACGTCCGGTGGCCGCGGTCGGAGGCACTAGGAACTCCGTGCTCGTTCATCATCGACCTGGTCGCTTGAAGTGGAGAACGGGTCGCCTCGTTCACGGAGCGCGCGTTGCTCGTTCAGTGGGATTCAGGCACGGCGCGCACGTAAGTTGAATTTGCCACACCGCGTTCATTCGCGGGACCGTGCTGGCTACTTCTCCGGGATCATCGGATCGTGCGTTTGGGGAAACAAATGACGAGTGATGACGAGCATCAGGCCGACTACCTGCGCCACGCTACCCCCCGCCCAAGTGCTGAGAACCACGGGGCTTGCTTCCTTGCCGAAGTAGATCATGTAAGCCACGATCCCGAGGACGCTCACGGTAGCGAACGCGAGCACGATCCCGTACACAGTCCAGAACAGGACCGGCCTCCACTTCGTGTTTTGGCCAGCCTGGTTCGCGACCTCCTCGGCCTGCTTGTTCCGCGCCGCTTCGTAGTCGTCGACCGGTGTCGACGCCGTCTGCATGCGGACGATTGCCTCTTGCCAGTTCGGCTGAAGCCGGTAGGGAACGTCTCCGCTCAGATCTTCTGCTGGCTCTTCACCAAAGTTGAATGGAGGATCAACATCCGGCTCCGAATCGTTCTGAAGACCCAAGTTGTCGTCAATGCCCGCCATCGAGAAGTCCGAGAGCGCGGAGACGGCTGCGGACTGCCGGCTGCGAGACGACGAAGCGATCCGACAGCGACGCGACGCTGAGGCCCTCGTCCGCTGCAGCGATGAACTCGCGCGTCGGCATTAACAGATTAGCCGCGAAATGCTCTGCGAACCACTCGCGCGCGTCGTTGGGCTTGGCATTGCGATGGTCGACGAACGAATACTCACCGTCGTCTTGGCGCTCTCTCTCGAACCAGTGGCCGAGTTCGTGGGCGCACGTGAAGTTCTGCCGCAGTAGCGGCTCGTTTGCATTGATGACAATCTCGGCCGGTTCCCCAGCACGCTTGCTGATCCTCCCCGACTCGTCATCGTCGAGGTAGGCACGGTACACGCGCATGCCGAGCTTCATCGCGATACGTGCCGGGTCGACTGGGATCTGCCCGTCCCAGTGCTGCTGTAGGGCACGGAGGGCCGCGGACCGAGCTACGTCTTTGACAAGTGCCATGGTCAGACCTCCCTCCACACGTGCGTCGCAAAATCAAACGCTAGCAGCGGCTCGTCTGTTCCCTCCGCTACGGCGCGATCTGGATGCAGACCGAACGCAGGTCGCACCGCAGGCACAACCTCGATACCACTGACGGCACGGGAGCCGAGGTCGCATGGGCCAGAGTTGATGTCGCACGGAGCGCCGCGTGCTTCCGAAAGCCAGCTCTTCGATCCGCACCAACATTGAGATGCACGGCCTCGACCCATCAACATGGACGGGTCGAGACCGTTAACATCCCCGGTGCGGAGACGGAGGGATTTGAACCCTCGGTCCCCTAAGGGGGACTCCACCTTAGCAGGGTGGTGCACTCGGCCTGACTATGCGACGTCTCCACGCACTCTCGCGAGTGCTGCGACCACCATACAGGAGGACGAGCACCCCCACGAACGCGGCGCGAGACGGCGCGAACCTGCCGGTCCCCTGAAGTGGGGACACCAGGGGGTTGTCGGGACGTACCCCGGTCAATAGCATCATCGGGACGCGACGATCACATTCCGGGGTTCTCCCTCGCAGTCGCGACACAGCACCGGACGCCGTTCCCACTCGATCCGAGCCCGGCGCGCCCGATCGCGCGGCGCTCGGAGGGGAACGGACAGGGGGCGCGGACCAGGTCCGCGCCCCCGCTCTGGTTCTGCGACCCCTGCGACGCTGCGTCCGGCACCCCGGCGCCTGCTACCGGGCCGTTCGCGAGGCCGGTCAGGAGCCGAACGCGCGCGAGCAGGTCTGCTGATCGGCGGACTGCCCCTGCAGGCCGTCGATCGTGTCGGCCGACGACGGCACCGCGGGCGCTGATGATGCGGGCGGAGCCGACGCCGACGGAGCCGACGCGGACGGGGCCGGGGCCGACGGCGTGGACGGTGCCGCCGGGGCGGCGGGTGCCGCCGTCGCCGGCGCCTGCTCCGACCCGATGCCGGTGCTGTCCGCCCCGAGCGAGAACGACTGGTCCGCCTCGATCTTGGCGAACAGTTGGTCGGCGAGAGCGGTCGTCGGCTGGACCTTGCCCGCGTAGACACCGGTCCCGCCGGTGGTGCCCGGGTACTGCACGAAGTTCACCTGCGACAGCGGCAGGTCCTGGAGCGCCCGACCCATCTGCACCATCGTCCCGACGTCGTTCAGGCTCTGGGACAACTGCATGTTCGAGGCGGCGGCCCGCGCGAGCTTGTAGAGCGTCGGGGGCGAGGTCAGTGTGTCGTTCGACTGCACCGTCCGCAGCAACGAGGACAGGAACACCTGCTGGCTCGAGATCCGCCCGAGGTCGGAGCCGTCACCGACACCGTGCCGGGTCCGCAGGAAGGCCAGGGCCTGGTCCCCCTGCAACGTGTTCGTCCCGGCGGGCAGGTCGAGCCCGGTGTAGCGGTCGTGGATCGGCTGGGCGACGCACACCGGAACGCCGCCGATGGCGTTCGACATCTCGATGACGCCCTTGAACGACACGGCGGCGGAGTACTGGATCGGCAGACCGGTCAGGCCCTGCACGGTCTGGACGACGCAGTTCAGCCCCCCGTCACCCCACGCGGAGTTGATCGGCTGCGCCGCCATCGCGGGCGTCGATCCGCTGCCGTCCGGCTTCTGGCACGCCGGGATCGGCGTGACGAGGTCGCGCGGGATGCTGACCGCGGTCGCGTTCGAGTGGTCGGCCGAGACGTGCAGCAGGATGGTGACGTCGTTGAGCGTGGCGTCCCGTTCGCCGTAGTCGGTCCCCTGCGCTGGGTCGTTGTCCGTGCCGACGACGAGCACGTTGAAGCCGCCCTGGTACGAGCTCAGCTCGGTGTCGTGTGCCTTCGCTGCTGGCTGCCCCTGGATCGCGACGCCGTCACCGAAGTCGTCGGTGACCTGCTTCGCGGCGATGGCGGCGACCGACGCGGTGCTCACGAGGGCCACGGCAGCGACACCTGACAGGACCTTCGTGACCGACCGCAGCGGGTGGCGTCGGCCGAGGCGTCCGTGGCGTGCGATGCCGGTCGCTCGGTTCAGCCGGTGGGACCGGTCCCGGACGTCGTTCATCGTGCTCCCTGTCGTGCGCGGACATCACCGGCGAACCAGACTGCAACACCGATCCTGGCGATCCCGTGCGAAGCCCTCGTCGTCGGGCGACCGAGCGACGGGACCCCGTCACGCCGCCGAACGGAACCGCTCGGGGAGTGCGATGAGGTCGCGGGACAGGCCGACCAGCACCGCCGCACATTCGTCGACCTGGTCGCGTTCCGCCGCGGCGAGCGCCCGTTCGACCTGCCGCAGGCGCTCACGCCGCCCGACGACCGCGTCGATGCCGTTCGCTGCGGCGACGTCGTCCGTGAAGAACATGTCGAGCACGGCCCGCTGCGCGACCAGCCAGTCGGCACTGATGAGCGCCCCACGCCGTCGGAGGGTCCAGGACCCGAGCTCGACGAGTGCCCCGGCCTCGGTCGCACAGTCGTCGAGCCACTCCGGACGGAAGCGTTCGACCGTCGCGGGCGCCGCCACAGGGGGTTCCCCGACCAGGCTGCGCGTGATCCGGAGCCGCTCGACCATCTGCCCCACCGTCCACTGGGCGACCACCACGCCGATGTACCGCTGCACGCTGACGAGCCGCAGTGCCTCGAGCGGGACGAGGGCTTCGCGCACCGGGGTCCGCGACACCTGCATGTCGTTCGCGATGTCGTCGAGCCGGAGCCGCTGCCCGCGCCGGTAGACCCCGCGCAGGACGTTCTCGAGCAGCTTGAGGAAGACCGCGTCCCGGAGCAGACTGCGGCGGATGGCAGACGGGTCCGGGACACCGCCGGCGGAGGCCGATGCGCGTTCCATCCAGTCATGGTCAGCCACGGCGACCGCCGGGTTCGCCGGTCGCCGTGGAGCCGTGGATGGAGTCGGACGAGCACGCCGTGTGGAGGAGCATCCCACGAGGGTTGCAGCGCGACGATCGCCGCGCTAAACACTCCGGATACGAAATACTACTTCTTCGACGACTCCGTCAGGACGGACAGCGGTTGCGTGATGTCCTCGAGGCCCTTCCGCGCAGAGTCGACCCCGAAGATCAGTGCGACGACACCGCCGACGATCATCACCCCCGAACCGAGCAGGTAGCCCCAGAAGAGCGGGTCGCGCGACGACCCGTCACCGATGAACGCACCGTAGATCGTCGGCGCGATCGCACCGAAGATCTGGGCCAGGGCGAAGAAGTACGAGATCGCCTGCGACCGCAGCTCGAGCGGGAAGATCTCGCTGACGGTCAGGTAGGCACTCGACGCACCGGCCGACGCGAAAAAGAACGACACGCACCAGAACACGACCTGCACGGTGGCGCTGATCGCGTCCGCCCGGAACAGGAAGGCCGACGTCGCGAGCACCAGGCCCGACACCAGGTAGGTCAGGAAGATCATCTGCCGACGACCCCAGGTGTCGAAGAACCGGCCGAGGATGATCGGGCCGAGCAGGTTGCCGATCGCGAACGGGAAGAAGTAGATCGACGTCTGCGAGGTCTTCAGCCCGAAGAAGTTCGTGAGGACGAGCGCGTAGGTGAAGAAGATCGCGTTGTAGAGGAACGCCTGCGTGATCATCATCGTCGCCCCGACGAGCGTGCGGGTCGGGTACTGCCGGAGCAGC
The Curtobacterium citreum genome window above contains:
- a CDS encoding Gfo/Idh/MocA family protein, encoding MVDSIGVAVIGAGMAGKAHMAAWRNAPSLFAPTLPPVRLVSVGDVDEPLAAAASRRFGYERHDTDWRAIAAADDVDVVSVVVANRLHREVVEGLLAAGKHVLCEKPLADSLDDARAMADAARASVATGVLGRVGFTYRRAPGLAAIRELVQDGTLGRVLHVAGRYWTDYGASPDVPSSWRFTGIPGTGALADVGSHLAYVAEFLAGPVASVSGGAFTTAITERPVAAGKVLRGQQAATTGETATVTNDDHATFVARLGDGAAVGTFEVSRVATGHPNGLVVDVLCERGSARWDQERPSEIGLALQSDGPRTGGYRQVVLGPDHPYVAGGMAMDAPGVGWGQNQMFEYQARAFLDEVVGAADALPANATFDDGVHNMEVLDAVVRSAAADGAAQTVRQAVHA
- a CDS encoding LacI family DNA-binding transcriptional regulator translates to MSPRPPTIIDVATRAGVSKSLVSMVMRDDPGVSPARRSAVLAAAADLGYRPNRAAAILAGTRTRTIGVVVDDFRNPWYVPMLDGIRAALAPHGLRLTLADTRANEHLGSSPLDDLLSLRVDGVVLAAEGFADAVVPADVPVVVAGERATVPSGLDVVASDEAAGGRSATAHLLELGHRHIVHVTGSGGPAAARRAAAVERMVAAGVTPVVVGDGPTAEATGYEGTRRALAEHPDTTAVFAANDVMAMGAIAAVRDAGLRVPEDVSVIGHDETPLAGSPLVRLTTVDPHNDEVGRLAAERLVRLIGAPTPDAAPLRLLVPPSLVVRSTTAPPRP
- a CDS encoding glycosyl hydrolase family 18 protein encodes the protein MLRRSGVAVVLVLSGVVLAGCATAPGSSAPAVEAYAEPGSGMVDRVTAATEHAATIGVDGVTLTEDGSGLRSVPDGVRDLARAADRGGARSELLVSNYSEALGDFSPEVGTALLGDAGNRERVARQLARAASRTGSDGVQVDLESLRARDRDGLVAFAAVLVDAVHDELGPDAEVSMAVMASISAAGFRDTGYDLRALARHVDRFVLMTYDEHGPWSDPGTIGALPWAERVVVAAEREGLPADRIDLGVAGYGYVWGGGDAGQVSPAYARTLAGDRARWSDRTGEWSAALANGRALHWSDARSYRARVALARELGLHGVALWSLGTQPLPD
- a CDS encoding IS3 family transposase (programmed frameshift) yields the protein MVKAYPEEFRRDVIAVARKGEASVRQVAKDFGVSESCLARWLRLADRDDGISAAAAPSGRAVEQAELRDAQKRIRLLEQENEILRRAAAYFAQFAAPKMIYPLVLELAADRIPVAVACRVLGFSKQAFYRWRASPVSNRDWDDAHLTNAAIDAHRDDPTFGYRFIADDLQAAGHRVSERRVWRLCSQQRLWSLHAKKRGLHRKAGPPVHDDRVRRAFTAPDLDRLWLTDITEHRTGEGKLYLCAIKDACSRRIVGYSISDRMRSSLAVAALQMAVQRRNPAGTVVHSDRGSQFRSKRFVRAIEDAGLLGSMGRVGACADNAAMESFFALLQKNVLNRTRWATREELRLAIITWIEATYHRKRRQRGLGKLTPIEYETIINPQVALAA
- a CDS encoding cold-shock protein, which gives rise to MPVPGVVRSWDGDEGWGVVDVDEVDGGVWVHFSAIEGRTFGYLAVGEPVGVEWEMTPHPPYQAQATRVLVDESEGLPAGAAASGVLNSQLTIEWDTKNDDQSKN
- a CDS encoding ImmA/IrrE family metallo-endopeptidase, with product MKLGMRVYRAYLDDDESGRISKRAGEPAEIVINANEPLLRQNFTCAHELGHWFERERQDDGEYSFVDHRNAKPNDAREWFAEHFAANLLMPTREFIAAADEGLSVASLSDRFVVSQPAVRSRLRALGLLDGGH
- a CDS encoding LCP family protein translates to MNDVRDRSHRLNRATGIARHGRLGRRHPLRSVTKVLSGVAAVALVSTASVAAIAAKQVTDDFGDGVAIQGQPAAKAHDTELSSYQGGFNVLVVGTDNDPAQGTDYGERDATLNDVTILLHVSADHSNATAVSIPRDLVTPIPACQKPDGSGSTPAMAAQPINSAWGDGGLNCVVQTVQGLTGLPIQYSAAVSFKGVIEMSNAIGGVPVCVAQPIHDRYTGLDLPAGTNTLQGDQALAFLRTRHGVGDGSDLGRISSQQVFLSSLLRTVQSNDTLTSPPTLYKLARAAASNMQLSQSLNDVGTMVQMGRALQDLPLSQVNFVQYPGTTGGTGVYAGKVQPTTALADQLFAKIEADQSFSLGADSTGIGSEQAPATAAPAAPAAPSTPSAPAPSASAPSASAPPASSAPAVPSSADTIDGLQGQSADQQTCSRAFGS
- a CDS encoding GntR family transcriptional regulator, with translation MERASASAGGVPDPSAIRRSLLRDAVFLKLLENVLRGVYRRGQRLRLDDIANDMQVSRTPVREALVPLEALRLVSVQRYIGVVVAQWTVGQMVERLRITRSLVGEPPVAAPATVERFRPEWLDDCATEAGALVELGSWTLRRRGALISADWLVAQRAVLDMFFTDDVAAANGIDAVVGRRERLRQVERALAAAERDQVDECAAVLVGLSRDLIALPERFRSAA